TTATCCTTAATAAATAAAAAATATTTTTTGGCGGAAGCGTGTAGGAATCGAACCTACCAACGATTAAAAATCGCCCTACAGTTTTGAAGACTGCTGAAAACACCAGTTTTCTTCCGCTTCCATTAAATTTCCTGGATTTCTTTTTTCAGGCCAACTTTATTGACAAGATATTTTTTTACTTGAATATTTTCCTGTAAAAGTAATTTTTCAACTTTATCTTTGTCATTTAAGTCAACTTTTATTGATAACCCACATCCTGCACTGATCTCACCAGGCAACGGTATAATTCTACAACATATTTGTGAATTTTGCAATACTTTTTCAAGTTTCATTAC
Above is a genomic segment from Fusobacterium sp. DD2 containing:
- a CDS encoding DUF3343 domain-containing protein gives rise to the protein MIKNEQFLLLASDSTHFVMKLEKVLQNSQICCRIIPLPGEISAGCGLSIKVDLNDKDKVEKLLLQENIQVKKYLVNKVGLKKEIQEI